In Janibacter alkaliphilus, the following proteins share a genomic window:
- a CDS encoding alpha/beta hydrolase — translation MKKVLSAISALAVAGSGGAVLSTSADAAPSAAQAPSAATGPVAPDARVHSYTPPAIDWGQCDDLRLQDAGAQCGMVTVPLDYNRPSGQKIQLAISKIDADPNETYQGAVLVNPGGPGGSGLSLSRLGGWVPDNAGAGYDWIGFDPRGVGSSVPALSCDPDFFAPNRPYYSPNNTERLRAWTAKTRQYASDCGAANAEMLPHMRSSNTVYDMESIRKALGRWKLNFYGFSYGTHIAQIYASKYPHRVRRFVLDGVVNTGKSWYDANLDQNLAFEESMRAWWEWIAENDDTYGLGTTGAEVRREWYRQRARLANWPREGMGPSEWTDVFLSAGYYVYDWDYLASVFVAASQDSDFGPAIDEYASANPSEPGSDNGYATYLATECTDSPWPASWAQWSKDGWRTHRAAPFESWGNMWFNNPCRVWPTDSGPRVYVNGSKAPAMLLIAETKDAATPFSGALATRQRFPKSVLIEGKDGSTHSGSLSGVDCVDDRVAAYLKSGTLPSRQAGNTSDVECEPVPPPTPTSPDARAGAQSKGLENRELREIINEARAF, via the coding sequence ATGAAGAAGGTCTTGTCCGCCATCTCTGCGCTGGCGGTCGCCGGCAGCGGGGGTGCGGTGCTCTCCACGAGCGCCGACGCCGCCCCGTCAGCGGCCCAGGCGCCCTCGGCCGCGACCGGCCCCGTCGCGCCCGACGCGCGCGTGCACAGCTACACCCCGCCCGCGATCGACTGGGGTCAGTGCGACGACCTGCGGCTGCAGGACGCCGGCGCCCAGTGCGGCATGGTCACCGTGCCCCTGGACTACAACCGCCCCTCCGGCCAGAAGATCCAGCTGGCGATCTCCAAGATCGACGCCGACCCCAACGAGACCTACCAGGGCGCCGTGCTGGTCAACCCCGGTGGCCCGGGCGGCTCCGGCCTGTCCCTCTCCCGGCTCGGCGGCTGGGTGCCGGACAACGCCGGCGCCGGCTACGACTGGATCGGCTTCGACCCGCGCGGCGTGGGCAGCTCGGTCCCGGCGCTGAGCTGCGACCCCGACTTCTTCGCCCCCAACCGCCCCTACTACTCCCCCAACAACACCGAGCGGCTGCGCGCCTGGACCGCCAAGACCCGGCAGTACGCCAGCGACTGCGGCGCGGCCAACGCCGAGATGCTGCCGCACATGCGCAGCTCGAACACGGTCTACGACATGGAGTCGATCCGTAAGGCGCTCGGCCGGTGGAAGCTCAACTTCTACGGCTTCTCCTACGGCACCCACATCGCCCAGATCTACGCCAGCAAGTACCCGCACCGGGTGCGTCGCTTCGTCCTCGACGGCGTGGTCAACACCGGCAAGTCCTGGTACGACGCCAACCTCGACCAGAACCTCGCCTTCGAGGAGTCGATGCGCGCCTGGTGGGAGTGGATCGCCGAGAACGACGACACCTACGGCCTGGGCACCACCGGCGCCGAGGTGCGGCGCGAGTGGTACCGGCAGCGGGCCCGGCTGGCCAACTGGCCGCGCGAGGGCATGGGTCCCTCGGAGTGGACCGACGTCTTCCTCTCCGCCGGCTACTACGTCTACGACTGGGACTACCTCGCCTCGGTCTTCGTCGCCGCCTCGCAGGACAGCGACTTCGGCCCGGCGATCGACGAGTACGCCTCGGCGAACCCCTCCGAGCCCGGCTCGGACAACGGCTACGCGACCTACCTGGCGACCGAGTGCACCGACTCGCCGTGGCCGGCCAGCTGGGCGCAGTGGAGCAAGGACGGCTGGCGCACGCACCGGGCCGCCCCCTTCGAGTCCTGGGGCAACATGTGGTTCAACAACCCGTGCCGGGTCTGGCCCACCGACTCCGGACCGCGGGTCTACGTCAACGGCTCCAAGGCCCCGGCCATGCTGCTGATCGCCGAGACCAAGGACGCGGCGACCCCCTTCAGCGGGGCTCTGGCGACCCGTCAGCGGTTCCCGAAGTCCGTGCTCATCGAGGGCAAGGACGGCTCGACGCACAGCGGCTCGCTCTCCGGCGTGGACTGCGTCGACGACCGGGTCGCCGCGTACCTCAAGAGCGGGACGCTGCCCTCGCGACAGGCCGGCAACACCTCCGACGTCGAGTGCGAGCCGGTGCCGCCGCCGACCCCGACGTCGCCGGACGCCCGTGCCGGTGCGCAGAGCAAGGGCCTGGAGAACCGCGAGCTGCGGGAGATCATCAACGAGGCCCGCGCCTTCTGA
- a CDS encoding phage holin family protein encodes MTNFLIRTAVNGVALWVAAWMVSGVRLADGQTTFASQFATIVLVALIFGVINAIVKPIATFFSFPLIILTLGLFTFVVNAFMLQITEWISDPLGLDFTIDEFFWDAVLAALIITIVSMILNLVLPEPDADDRRA; translated from the coding sequence ATGACGAACTTCCTCATCAGGACCGCGGTCAACGGTGTCGCTCTGTGGGTGGCCGCCTGGATGGTCAGCGGGGTGCGCCTGGCGGACGGTCAGACCACCTTCGCCTCGCAGTTCGCCACGATCGTCCTGGTGGCCCTGATCTTCGGGGTGATCAACGCGATCGTGAAGCCGATCGCCACCTTCTTCTCCTTCCCGCTGATCATCCTCACGCTGGGGCTGTTCACCTTCGTCGTCAACGCCTTCATGCTGCAGATCACCGAGTGGATCTCCGACCCGCTGGGGCTGGACTTCACCATCGACGAGTTCTTCTGGGACGCGGTCCTCGCGGCGCTGATCATCACCATCGTCTCGATGATCCTCAACCTCGTGCTGCCGGAGCCGGACGCGGACGACCGCCGCGCCTGA
- a CDS encoding alpha-ketoacid dehydrogenase subunit beta, whose amino-acid sequence MATNRPSLAKGLNAGLRAAMEQDDKVLVMGEDVGTLGGVFRITEGLAKDFGEHRVMDTPLAESGIVGTAVGLALRGYRPVVEIQFDGFVYPAFDQIVSQVAKMHYRSLGHLRLPIVIRIPCGGGIGAVEHHSESNEAYFAHTAGLRVVSCATAPDAYWMIQQAIASDDPVVFFEPKRRYHERSPEEIDVDAGPELGLHQARVARSGSDLTLLCYGPMVKTCLQAADAAAEEGTSLEVVDLRTLSPLDVPTITDSVRRTGRAVVVHEAQTFLGLGAELAARVQQDCFYHLEAPVLRVGGYDIPYPPSRFEEEFLPSVDRVLDAVDRSLGY is encoded by the coding sequence ATGGCCACGAACCGACCGAGCCTCGCCAAGGGGCTCAACGCGGGCCTGCGGGCAGCGATGGAGCAGGACGACAAGGTGCTCGTCATGGGGGAGGACGTCGGCACCCTGGGCGGCGTCTTCCGGATCACCGAGGGGCTGGCGAAGGACTTCGGCGAGCACCGGGTGATGGACACCCCGCTGGCCGAGTCCGGCATCGTCGGCACCGCCGTCGGGCTGGCGCTGCGCGGCTACCGGCCCGTGGTGGAGATCCAGTTCGACGGCTTCGTCTACCCCGCCTTCGACCAGATCGTCAGCCAGGTCGCCAAGATGCACTACCGCTCGCTGGGTCACCTGAGGCTGCCGATCGTCATCCGCATCCCGTGCGGCGGCGGCATCGGCGCCGTGGAGCACCACAGCGAGTCCAACGAGGCCTACTTCGCGCACACCGCCGGGCTGCGGGTGGTCAGCTGCGCCACCGCGCCGGACGCCTACTGGATGATCCAGCAGGCGATCGCCAGCGACGACCCGGTGGTCTTCTTCGAGCCCAAGCGCCGCTACCACGAGCGCTCGCCGGAGGAGATCGACGTCGACGCCGGCCCCGAGCTCGGGCTGCACCAGGCCCGGGTCGCCCGCTCCGGCAGCGACCTGACGCTGCTGTGCTACGGCCCGATGGTCAAGACCTGCCTGCAGGCGGCCGACGCGGCCGCCGAGGAGGGCACCAGCCTGGAGGTCGTCGACCTGCGCACGCTCAGCCCGCTGGACGTGCCGACGATCACCGACTCGGTGCGGCGCACCGGACGCGCGGTCGTGGTGCACGAGGCGCAGACCTTCCTCGGGCTCGGCGCCGAGCTCGCGGCGCGGGTGCAGCAGGACTGCTTCTACCACCTCGAGGCGCCGGTGCTGCGGGTCGGCGGGTACGACATCCCCTACCCGCCGAGCCGCTTCGAGGAGGAGTTCCTCCCCTCGGTCGACCGGGTGCTCGACGCCGTCGACCGCTCCCTCGGGTACTGA
- a CDS encoding cytochrome c oxidase assembly protein has product MSAAPARARRETPARRSHRLDPLPTAVLVIVAVLTTGLIAALSGAVTPLALGDPGPEVRWGIPLLRVVHDAAATVTIGALVIGGVVVPETTRTDRRRSLARLAGASALVWLVAGLALVPVGFADLAGLPLGEPGFVDQLLAFAWSLESTRAQILSTLVVAVVAAGALSARTKGAMVWLTLLAWLALMPLALAGHTASSVDHMTGVNALAVHLLTATTWIGGLVALVAVRPQLGAHLVVSVRRYSSIAGWCYALLVASGLLVSWVNLGAVEAFVSAYGAILGIKTVAAVLLGVAGWWHRSRIIATLEEGGRSATAFVRLAVGEIAVMGLATGAGVAVSRTPTPENAAEGPERSLVYDLTGYPDPGAPEAGAWLTSWQIDWLWLTVAVIACLVYLRWVLRLRRRGDAWPVLRTISWVLGWAVLVYFTSGAPGIYGKVLFSWHMVGHMGIAMIAPLFLVPGAPVTLALRALPARRDKTLGPRELLLAMVHSSYLKVLANPAVAASIFFFSLAIFYYSPLFELALSTHTGHVLMIVHFLLSGYVFTWVLIGIDPGPVRWSPLALLVVLFVTISFHAFFGVTLTDSETLLADGFFERLGLPWAPDALEDQQNGGAIAWGLGEVPTLVLAIAVALRWMRQDDRETRRRDRRADRDGDAELAAYNERLQQMPRR; this is encoded by the coding sequence ATGAGCGCAGCCCCTGCCCGCGCCCGCCGGGAGACCCCGGCCCGGCGCAGCCACCGGCTCGATCCGCTGCCCACCGCGGTGCTGGTGATCGTCGCGGTGCTGACCACCGGGCTGATCGCCGCGCTCAGCGGCGCAGTGACCCCGCTCGCCCTGGGCGACCCGGGGCCGGAGGTGCGCTGGGGCATCCCGCTGCTGCGCGTGGTGCACGACGCCGCGGCCACGGTGACCATCGGCGCGCTCGTCATCGGCGGGGTGGTCGTCCCGGAGACCACCCGCACCGACCGCCGCCGCTCGCTGGCCCGGCTGGCCGGGGCGAGCGCGCTGGTCTGGCTGGTCGCCGGCCTGGCCCTGGTCCCGGTCGGCTTCGCCGACCTGGCCGGCCTGCCGCTGGGCGAACCCGGCTTCGTCGACCAGCTCCTCGCCTTCGCCTGGAGCCTGGAGAGCACCCGGGCGCAGATCCTCTCCACGCTCGTCGTCGCCGTCGTGGCCGCCGGCGCCCTCTCCGCACGGACGAAGGGGGCCATGGTCTGGCTGACGCTGCTCGCCTGGCTGGCGCTCATGCCGCTGGCGCTGGCCGGTCACACCGCCTCCAGCGTGGATCACATGACCGGCGTGAACGCTCTCGCCGTGCACCTGCTCACCGCGACCACCTGGATCGGTGGCCTCGTGGCGCTGGTCGCCGTGCGCCCGCAGCTGGGCGCCCACCTGGTCGTCTCGGTGCGGCGCTACTCGAGCATCGCCGGCTGGTGCTACGCGCTGCTCGTCGCCTCGGGGCTGCTCGTCTCCTGGGTGAACCTGGGTGCCGTCGAGGCCTTCGTCTCCGCCTACGGAGCGATCCTCGGGATCAAGACCGTGGCCGCGGTCCTGCTCGGCGTCGCCGGCTGGTGGCACCGCTCCCGGATCATCGCCACCCTGGAGGAGGGCGGTCGCAGCGCCACCGCCTTCGTCCGGCTCGCGGTCGGAGAGATCGCGGTCATGGGCCTGGCCACCGGGGCCGGGGTGGCCGTATCGCGCACCCCGACGCCGGAGAACGCGGCCGAGGGTCCGGAGCGGTCCCTGGTCTACGACCTCACCGGCTACCCCGACCCCGGGGCCCCCGAGGCCGGGGCGTGGCTGACCAGCTGGCAGATCGACTGGCTGTGGCTGACCGTCGCGGTCATCGCCTGTCTGGTCTACCTGCGGTGGGTGCTGCGGCTGCGCCGGCGCGGCGACGCCTGGCCGGTGCTGCGCACGATCAGCTGGGTCCTCGGGTGGGCGGTGCTGGTCTACTTCACCTCCGGCGCCCCCGGGATCTACGGCAAGGTGCTCTTCTCCTGGCACATGGTCGGACACATGGGCATCGCGATGATCGCGCCGTTGTTCCTCGTCCCGGGAGCGCCGGTCACCCTCGCGCTGCGGGCGCTGCCGGCCCGGCGGGACAAGACCCTCGGCCCGCGTGAGCTGCTGCTCGCCATGGTCCACAGCAGCTATCTCAAGGTGCTGGCCAACCCGGCCGTGGCCGCGTCGATCTTCTTCTTCAGCCTGGCGATCTTCTACTACAGCCCGCTCTTCGAGCTGGCGCTGAGCACCCACACCGGGCACGTGCTGATGATCGTGCACTTCCTGCTCAGCGGCTACGTCTTCACCTGGGTGCTCATCGGGATCGACCCGGGGCCGGTGCGCTGGTCGCCGCTGGCGCTGCTCGTCGTGCTCTTCGTGACGATCAGCTTCCACGCCTTCTTCGGGGTGACCCTCACCGACAGCGAGACCCTGCTGGCCGACGGCTTCTTCGAGCGGCTCGGGCTGCCGTGGGCACCGGACGCCCTGGAGGACCAGCAGAACGGCGGTGCCATCGCCTGGGGGCTTGGCGAGGTGCCGACGCTGGTGCTGGCGATCGCGGTGGCGCTGCGCTGGATGCGCCAGGACGACCGGGAGACCCGACGTCGGGACCGGCGGGCGGACCGGGACGGGGACGCCGAGCTGGCCGCCTACAACGAGCGCCTGCAGCAGATGCCGCGCCGCTGA
- the pdhA gene encoding pyruvate dehydrogenase (acetyl-transferring) E1 component subunit alpha, whose protein sequence is MSDNDVAGHAEAKADMAGAFEPSPGAGPTPPSRITGHFADDNPEMVQFVDAEGTRLATNETNAPYAQIVEDLDSADARTIYRDLVLVRRIDAEGHALQRQGELGLWPSLLGQEAAQVGAGRALRPQDYAFPGYREHGVAWCRGVPPENLLGLFRGVNHGGWDSNENNFHLYTIVIGNQMLHGVGYAMGIKADGDMGTGDPDRDAAVMAFTGDGGTAQGDFNEALVFAAVTQAPVVFFVQNNQWAISEGNERQFIIPPYQRARGFGFPGVLVDGNDPLATYAVAKSALDAARAGQGPTLIEAYTYRMGAHTTSDDPTKYRNEAEVEIWKHKDPIARMRGFMEEKGHGDAEFFAAVDAEADEIAARVRKACQEMPDPDPVTMFDDVYVDEHPAVAANREQFLAYQAGFEEEAV, encoded by the coding sequence GTGAGCGACAACGACGTCGCCGGACACGCGGAGGCCAAGGCCGATATGGCCGGCGCCTTCGAGCCGTCACCCGGCGCCGGGCCGACCCCCCCGTCCCGGATCACCGGGCACTTCGCCGACGACAACCCCGAGATGGTCCAGTTCGTCGACGCCGAGGGCACCCGGCTGGCCACCAACGAGACCAACGCCCCGTACGCGCAGATCGTTGAGGACCTCGATTCCGCGGACGCCCGGACGATCTACCGCGACCTGGTGCTGGTGCGCCGGATCGACGCCGAGGGGCACGCGCTGCAGCGTCAGGGTGAGCTCGGCCTGTGGCCCTCGCTGCTGGGCCAGGAGGCCGCCCAGGTCGGGGCCGGTCGCGCGCTGCGCCCCCAGGACTACGCCTTCCCCGGCTACCGCGAGCACGGCGTCGCCTGGTGCCGCGGGGTGCCGCCGGAGAACCTGCTCGGCCTCTTCCGCGGGGTCAACCACGGCGGCTGGGACTCCAACGAGAACAACTTCCACCTCTACACGATCGTCATCGGCAACCAGATGCTGCACGGCGTCGGCTACGCGATGGGGATCAAGGCGGACGGTGACATGGGCACCGGCGACCCCGACCGGGACGCCGCGGTGATGGCCTTCACCGGTGACGGCGGGACCGCCCAGGGCGACTTCAACGAGGCGCTCGTCTTCGCCGCGGTCACCCAGGCGCCGGTAGTCTTCTTCGTCCAGAACAACCAGTGGGCGATCTCCGAGGGCAACGAGCGCCAGTTCATCATCCCGCCGTACCAGCGGGCGCGCGGCTTCGGCTTCCCCGGGGTGCTCGTCGACGGCAACGACCCGCTGGCCACCTACGCGGTCGCCAAGTCCGCGCTCGACGCCGCCCGGGCCGGGCAGGGCCCGACGCTCATCGAGGCCTACACCTACCGGATGGGCGCGCACACCACCTCCGACGACCCGACCAAGTATCGCAACGAGGCCGAGGTCGAGATCTGGAAGCACAAGGACCCGATCGCCCGGATGCGCGGCTTCATGGAGGAGAAGGGGCACGGCGACGCCGAGTTCTTCGCCGCCGTGGACGCCGAGGCCGACGAGATCGCGGCCCGGGTGCGCAAGGCCTGCCAGGAGATGCCGGACCCCGACCCGGTGACGATGTTCGACGACGTCTACGTCGACGAGCACCCCGCGGTGGCGGCGAACCGGGAGCAGTTCCTCGCCTACCAGGCGGGCTTCGAGGAGGAGGCGGTCTGA
- a CDS encoding 2-oxo acid dehydrogenase subunit E2, translating to MSIQHFNLPDPGEGLTEAEIVTWRVAAGDTVAVNDVVVEVETAKSLVELPIPFAGTVAELLAAEGDTVEVGSPIIAVETAEGGGAPSGGSDAASSGGSGEGGADDGAAESEGAVPNLVGYGAKESGSPRRRRRSAGSGGSAAPAAETAPASSSPAPASAAPAAGPQPAGAAGGASLSGEQARALAKPPVRKLAKDLGVDLSQVAPSGDGGVVTREDVESAAAGAGAASGAGNGSVAQPATSGGAGEAPAETRVPIKGVRKMTAQAMVSSAFTAPHVTEFVTLDCTATMDLVERLKADRAFADVKVSPLLVLARALCLVIRRHPEVNARWEEDAQEIAYLRDVNLGIAAATDRGLIVPNIKAADRMGLHELAVSLGELTATARAGRTPPADLAGGTITITNVGVFGVDTGTPILNPGEAAIIAFGAVRRTPWVVERDGVETIEPRWVTQLAMSFDHRLVDGELGSKVLADLAALLRDPGQAFLWA from the coding sequence GTGAGCATCCAGCACTTCAACCTGCCCGACCCCGGCGAGGGTCTGACCGAGGCCGAGATCGTCACCTGGCGGGTGGCCGCCGGGGACACCGTCGCGGTCAACGACGTCGTCGTCGAGGTGGAGACCGCCAAGTCGCTCGTCGAGCTGCCCATCCCCTTCGCCGGGACCGTGGCCGAGCTGCTCGCCGCCGAGGGCGACACCGTCGAGGTCGGCTCGCCGATCATCGCCGTGGAGACCGCCGAGGGCGGCGGGGCACCCTCCGGCGGCTCCGACGCTGCCTCGTCCGGCGGGTCGGGTGAGGGCGGCGCGGACGACGGCGCCGCCGAGAGCGAAGGGGCCGTGCCCAACCTCGTCGGCTACGGCGCGAAGGAGTCCGGCTCCCCGCGGCGACGGCGTCGCTCCGCTGGGTCGGGCGGCTCCGCCGCGCCCGCCGCCGAGACCGCTCCTGCCTCATCGTCCCCCGCACCAGCCTCGGCCGCTCCCGCCGCCGGGCCGCAGCCTGCCGGTGCTGCCGGCGGGGCGAGCCTGTCCGGCGAGCAGGCCCGGGCGCTGGCCAAGCCGCCGGTGCGCAAGCTGGCCAAGGACCTCGGCGTCGACCTGTCCCAGGTCGCGCCGAGCGGGGACGGCGGGGTGGTCACCCGGGAGGACGTCGAGTCGGCGGCCGCCGGGGCCGGTGCCGCTAGCGGCGCGGGGAACGGGTCCGTCGCCCAGCCGGCCACCTCGGGTGGCGCCGGCGAGGCGCCGGCCGAGACCCGGGTGCCGATCAAGGGCGTGCGCAAGATGACGGCGCAGGCGATGGTCTCCTCCGCCTTCACCGCGCCGCACGTCACCGAGTTCGTCACCCTGGACTGCACCGCCACGATGGACCTCGTCGAGCGGCTCAAGGCCGACCGCGCCTTCGCCGACGTCAAGGTCAGCCCGCTGCTGGTGCTCGCCCGGGCGCTGTGCCTGGTGATCCGGCGGCACCCGGAGGTCAACGCCCGCTGGGAGGAGGACGCCCAGGAGATCGCCTACCTGCGCGACGTCAACCTCGGCATCGCGGCGGCGACCGACCGCGGGCTGATCGTGCCCAACATCAAGGCGGCCGACCGGATGGGCCTGCACGAGCTCGCGGTCTCCCTCGGCGAGCTCACCGCGACCGCGAGGGCCGGGCGCACCCCGCCGGCCGACCTGGCCGGCGGCACGATCACCATCACCAACGTCGGTGTCTTCGGCGTCGACACCGGCACCCCGATCCTCAACCCGGGGGAGGCGGCGATCATCGCCTTCGGCGCGGTCCGGCGCACCCCCTGGGTGGTCGAGCGGGACGGGGTGGAGACGATAGAGCCGCGCTGGGTCACCCAGCTGGCGATGTCCTTCGACCACCGGCTGGTCGACGGCGAGCTCGGCTCGAAGGTCCTCGCCGACCTGGCCGCGCTGCTGCGCGACCCGGGCCAGGCCTTCCTCTGGGCCTGA
- a CDS encoding FG-GAP-like repeat-containing protein, giving the protein MTSRRTTLLTAVLGTGLLAVASAPALAAPSPGAPGTSGADSELTMLCDGVGEDVLTITGDLSAGGSMSFEQRGLSVVGRPGFTGTDADGDRVVVEPTGEGVTCSARSTSTAGSLAELLPARQADQADADGQVEGRLTVTAEVDADAVAAAAPRQDTRSAAAAALPFEAEVRRYLASRPGAVGVAVRLPGTGESWTYTKTSARNVTASIVKVEIMAAVMMRAQDAGRSLTSWERSKIEPMIRTSDNAATTDLFNSLGGRAALDRASDRLGMDATYADTGGRWGLTTTTALDQTTLMEHFARPTGTLSYSNRTYGLRMMRSVSSAQDWGVTAGPPSGQVAVKNGWLPRTDGWHVNSIGWQSYGEADYTIGVLTHDDPGAMSTQISTIEGVSRIVWRNRLALLEATEPEPRGRSGDLDGDGRVDLGSVSAGGYLYVHRGDGSGGFATRRAIKPGLGSYTWFGNAGDVNRDGRSDVLARDGDGVMRLMYSTSSGGLTYAKALRPWFASYTDLAGGYDVDGDGNLDLLGRLPGGEVVRFELTDEGELTKAGSMGSPVRWYPEIDLVGDVNGDGRADLRGRATGGRMRTWTAGASSFATTSATSTGWDRYGLVGSPGDLNGTASRQDDVIAASPYGSAVDLYYGTGSGGTSGPVPTGASLTGMEHLL; this is encoded by the coding sequence ATGACCTCGCGACGGACCACCCTGCTCACCGCCGTGCTCGGGACCGGGCTGCTCGCCGTGGCGAGCGCCCCCGCCCTGGCCGCGCCCTCGCCGGGAGCGCCGGGGACCAGCGGCGCCGACAGCGAGCTGACGATGCTGTGCGACGGGGTCGGCGAGGACGTGCTCACCATCACCGGCGACCTGTCCGCCGGCGGGTCGATGAGCTTCGAGCAGCGCGGCCTGAGTGTGGTCGGCAGACCCGGCTTCACCGGCACCGACGCCGACGGGGACCGGGTCGTCGTCGAGCCCACCGGAGAGGGAGTGACCTGCTCCGCGCGCAGCACCAGCACCGCGGGATCGCTGGCGGAGCTGCTGCCCGCGCGGCAGGCCGACCAGGCCGACGCCGACGGACAGGTCGAGGGGCGGCTGACCGTCACCGCGGAGGTCGACGCCGACGCGGTCGCTGCCGCGGCGCCCCGCCAGGACACCCGCTCGGCAGCCGCCGCGGCTCTCCCCTTCGAGGCGGAGGTGCGTCGCTACCTGGCCAGCCGACCCGGCGCGGTCGGGGTGGCGGTGCGCCTGCCCGGCACCGGGGAGTCATGGACCTACACCAAGACCAGCGCCCGCAACGTCACGGCGAGCATCGTCAAGGTCGAGATCATGGCCGCGGTGATGATGCGCGCCCAGGACGCGGGGCGCTCGCTGACCAGCTGGGAGCGCTCGAAGATCGAGCCGATGATCCGCACCAGCGACAACGCGGCCACCACCGACCTCTTCAACAGCCTCGGCGGGCGGGCCGCGCTGGACCGGGCCTCGGACCGGCTGGGGATGGACGCCACCTACGCCGACACCGGCGGCCGCTGGGGGCTGACGACGACCACCGCGCTGGACCAGACCACCCTCATGGAGCACTTCGCCCGGCCCACCGGCACGCTCAGCTACAGCAACCGGACCTACGGGCTGCGGATGATGCGCTCGGTCAGCAGCGCCCAGGACTGGGGCGTGACCGCCGGCCCGCCGAGCGGCCAGGTCGCGGTCAAGAACGGCTGGCTGCCGCGCACCGACGGCTGGCACGTCAACAGCATCGGCTGGCAGAGCTACGGCGAGGCCGACTACACCATCGGGGTGCTCACCCACGACGACCCGGGCGCGATGAGCACCCAGATCTCGACGATCGAAGGGGTCTCCCGGATCGTCTGGCGCAACCGGCTCGCCCTGCTCGAGGCCACCGAGCCGGAGCCGCGCGGGCGCTCCGGCGACCTCGACGGCGACGGCCGGGTGGACCTGGGCAGCGTCTCCGCCGGCGGCTACCTCTACGTGCACCGCGGCGACGGCAGCGGCGGCTTCGCCACCCGCCGGGCGATCAAGCCCGGGCTCGGCAGCTACACCTGGTTCGGCAACGCCGGCGACGTCAACCGGGACGGACGCAGCGACGTGCTGGCCCGCGACGGGGACGGCGTGATGCGGCTGATGTACTCCACGAGCTCCGGCGGGCTGACCTACGCCAAGGCGCTGCGTCCCTGGTTCGCCTCCTACACCGACCTGGCCGGCGGCTACGACGTGGACGGCGACGGGAACCTCGACCTGCTCGGCCGGCTGCCCGGCGGCGAGGTCGTCCGCTTCGAGCTCACCGACGAGGGCGAGCTGACGAAGGCGGGGTCGATGGGCAGCCCGGTCCGCTGGTACCCGGAGATCGACCTCGTCGGTGACGTGAACGGTGACGGCCGCGCGGACCTGCGTGGCCGGGCCACCGGCGGGCGGATGCGCACCTGGACCGCCGGGGCGTCGTCGTTCGCGACGACCAGCGCCACCTCGACCGGCTGGGACCGCTACGGCCTCGTCGGCTCCCCCGGCGACCTCAACGGCACCGCCAGCCGGCAGGACGACGTCATCGCCGCCTCTCCCTACGGCAGCGCCGTCGACCTCTACTACGGGACCGGCAGCGGCGGCACCTCCGGCCCGGTCCCCACCGGTGCCTCGCTCACCGGGATGGAGCACCTGCTGTGA
- the hisC gene encoding histidinol-phosphate transaminase: MSPVRLRAALDALPAYVAGKPAAARADLTVYKVSSNENPYPPLPSVLETVREHAGLMNRYPDMSVSALTEAIAAHLGVDPTTVATGTGSVGVLGQLVQATCDAGDEVVFAWRSFEAYPIVVTVAGAVPVPVPLTAQHRHDLDAMAEAITERTRMVLVCTPNNPTGTAVTQTELEDFLARVPDDVLVVVDEAYLEFVEGDDPVDGLALLRAHDNVALLRTFSKAYGLAGLRVGYAAAPPEVAGALRKTAVPFGVSSLAQVAAVASLEAGDELAARVRELVGERTRVLEALRAAGWDLPPSQANFVWFPVGEATPDLVAACDAAGLVVRPYGTEGVRVTIGEPEANDRLVEVATAFPH; this comes from the coding sequence ATGAGCCCCGTCCGCCTGCGCGCCGCCCTCGACGCACTGCCCGCCTACGTCGCCGGCAAGCCGGCGGCCGCCCGCGCGGACCTGACCGTCTACAAGGTCAGCTCCAACGAGAACCCCTACCCGCCGCTGCCCAGCGTGCTGGAGACGGTGCGCGAGCACGCCGGGCTGATGAACCGCTACCCGGACATGTCGGTGTCCGCGCTCACCGAGGCGATCGCCGCGCACCTCGGTGTCGACCCCACGACGGTGGCCACCGGGACCGGCAGCGTCGGGGTGCTCGGCCAGCTCGTGCAGGCCACCTGCGACGCCGGCGACGAGGTGGTCTTCGCCTGGCGCTCCTTCGAGGCCTACCCGATCGTCGTCACCGTCGCCGGCGCGGTCCCGGTCCCGGTGCCGCTGACCGCGCAGCACCGGCACGACCTGGACGCGATGGCCGAGGCGATCACCGAGCGCACCCGGATGGTGCTCGTGTGCACCCCGAACAACCCCACCGGCACGGCGGTCACCCAGACCGAGCTGGAGGACTTCCTGGCCCGGGTGCCCGACGACGTGCTCGTCGTCGTCGACGAGGCCTACCTGGAGTTCGTCGAGGGCGACGACCCGGTGGACGGGCTGGCCCTGCTGCGGGCGCACGACAACGTGGCCCTGCTGCGCACCTTCTCCAAGGCGTACGGGCTGGCCGGGCTGCGGGTCGGCTACGCGGCCGCCCCGCCGGAGGTCGCCGGGGCGCTGCGCAAGACCGCCGTCCCCTTCGGCGTCAGCTCGCTGGCACAGGTGGCCGCGGTGGCCTCGCTGGAGGCCGGCGACGAGCTCGCCGCCCGGGTGCGCGAGCTGGTTGGCGAGCGCACCCGGGTGCTCGAGGCGCTGCGCGCCGCGGGCTGGGACCTGCCGCCGAGCCAGGCGAACTTCGTGTGGTTCCCGGTCGGCGAGGCGACCCCCGACCTCGTCGCCGCCTGCGACGCCGCCGGGCTCGTGGTGCGCCCCTACGGCACCGAAGGGGTGCGGGTGACCATCGGCGAGCCCGAGGCCAACGACCGGCTCGTCGAGGTGGCGACCGCCTTCCCGCACTGA